One region of Hymenobacter sediminicola genomic DNA includes:
- a CDS encoding SMP-30/gluconolactonase/LRE family protein, translating to MPLLSFLPISYPSLAALLLAGLVVGACASSSTTTETTGEPAQRNLAAGEAIPKLVARQFKFTEGPAVDKAGNVFFTDQPNNKIWKYDTNGQLSVFLEKSGRANGLYFDAQGNLLACADENNQLWSIGPNGKRTILLRDVDGRRLNGPNDLWVHPSTGAIYFTDPYYQRDYWTRTAPDPSLGGRKVYCLPKGQSQPFVVDDKLQQPNGIIGTPDGKQLYVADIEANKTYRYQIATDGRLTDRQLFLEMGSDGMTLDNEGNVYLTGKGVTVFDAAGRQIQHIEVPEEWTGNVCFGGADRSTLFITASEAVFVLPMRVRGAQ from the coding sequence ATGCCTTTACTCTCTTTCCTCCCTATCAGCTATCCTTCACTGGCGGCGCTGCTACTTGCCGGGCTTGTAGTAGGCGCTTGTGCGTCGTCCTCGACCACGACGGAGACGACCGGTGAGCCGGCGCAGCGTAACCTGGCCGCGGGCGAGGCCATCCCAAAACTGGTGGCACGGCAGTTCAAATTCACGGAAGGCCCGGCCGTGGACAAGGCGGGTAACGTGTTTTTCACGGATCAGCCCAACAACAAGATCTGGAAGTACGATACCAACGGCCAGCTGAGCGTGTTTCTGGAGAAGTCGGGCCGGGCGAACGGGCTATATTTTGATGCGCAGGGCAACCTACTGGCCTGCGCCGATGAAAACAACCAGCTCTGGTCGATTGGGCCCAATGGCAAGCGCACCATTCTGCTCCGCGACGTGGACGGCCGCCGCCTCAACGGCCCCAACGACCTGTGGGTACACCCCAGCACCGGCGCCATCTACTTCACCGACCCCTACTACCAGCGCGACTATTGGACCCGTACCGCGCCCGACCCCAGCCTGGGCGGCCGGAAGGTGTACTGCCTGCCCAAAGGCCAGAGCCAGCCGTTTGTGGTGGATGATAAGCTGCAGCAACCCAACGGCATCATCGGCACGCCCGATGGCAAGCAGCTGTATGTAGCCGACATAGAAGCCAACAAAACCTATCGCTACCAGATAGCCACCGACGGCCGCCTGACGGACCGCCAGTTGTTCTTGGAAATGGGCTCCGACGGCATGACGCTCGACAACGAAGGCAACGTGTACCTCACCGGCAAGGGCGTCACGGTGTTTGACGCCGCTGGCCGCCAGATCCAGCATATTGAGGTGCCGGAAGAGTGGACCGGCAACGTCTGTTTTGGGGGCGCCGACCGGAGCACGCTGTTTATCACGGCCTCGGAAGCGGTGTTCGTACTGCCGATGCGGGTGCGGGGCGCGCAGTAG